Proteins found in one Amphiura filiformis chromosome 14, Afil_fr2py, whole genome shotgun sequence genomic segment:
- the LOC140169631 gene encoding uncharacterized protein isoform X2, translated as MMSKVFILLLVGVAVTLASARSLEQLMENFQKRGGCFDNGKAVSDGAEVEKSKMACKCNGAASKFVCSPKKRSAEEYMFEVKRGDCFANGKSVSDGAEVEKDEMVCKCNAAASKFVCSPKKRSVEEYMFEVKRAGCSGKVDGIPGQSDVEDGKEVKMRGMACKCKGAENKFECIP; from the exons ATGATGTCAAAGGTGtttattcttcttcttgttgGCGTCGCTGTGACATTGGCGTCAGCGAGAAGTTTGGAGCAG TTAATGGAGAATTTCCAGAAACGAG gAGGTTGTTTTGATAATGGCAAAGCAGTCAGTGATGGAGCAGAAGTAGAAAAGAGTAAAATGGCGTGTAAATGCAACGGTGCCGCAAGCAAGTTTGTATGCTCACCAAAAAAACGC TCCGCAGAAGAGTACATGTTTGAAGTAAAGAGAG gAGATTGTTTTGCTAATGGCAAATCAGTCAGTGATGGAGCAGAAGTAGAAAAGGATGAAATGGTGTGTAAATGCAACGCTGCCGCAAGCAAGTTTGTATGCTCACCAAAAAAACGC TCCGTAGAAGAGTACATGTTTGAAGTAAAGAGAG CGGGTTGTTCGGGAAAAGTAGACGGAATACCAGGACAATCAGATGTCGAAGATGGAAAAGAAGTAAAAATGAGGGGTATGGCATGTAAATGCAAAGGTGCCGAAAACAAATTTGAATGCATACCATAA
- the LOC140169631 gene encoding uncharacterized protein isoform X1 encodes MMSKVFILLLVGVAVTLASARSLEQLMENFQKRGGCFDNGKAVSDGAEVEKSKMACKCNGAASKFVCSPKKRSVEEYMFEGKRGDCFANGKSVSDGAEVEKDEMVCKCNAAASKFVCSPKKRSVEEYMFEVKRAGCSGKVDGIPGQSDVEDGKEVKMRGMACKCKGAENKFECIP; translated from the exons ATGATGTCAAAGGTGtttattcttcttcttgttgGCGTCGCTGTGACATTGGCGTCAGCGAGAAGTTTGGAGCAG TTAATGGAGAATTTCCAGAAACGAG gAGGTTGTTTTGATAATGGCAAAGCAGTCAGTGATGGAGCAGAAGTAGAAAAGAGTAAAATGGCGTGTAAATGCAACGGTGCCGCAAGCAAGTTTGTATGCTCACCAAAAAAACGC TCCGTAGAAGAGTACATGTTTGAAGGAAAGAGAG gAGATTGTTTTGCTAATGGCAAATCAGTCAGTGATGGAGCAGAAGTAGAAAAGGATGAAATGGTGTGTAAATGCAACGCTGCCGCAAGCAAGTTTGTATGCTCACCAAAAAAACGC TCCGTAGAAGAGTACATGTTTGAAGTAAAGAGAG CGGGTTGTTCGGGAAAAGTAGACGGAATACCAGGACAATCAGATGTCGAAGATGGAAAAGAAGTAAAAATGAGGGGTATGGCATGTAAATGCAAAGGTGCCGAAAACAAATTTGAATGCATACCATAA
- the LOC140169143 gene encoding uncharacterized protein gives MNLANRDQAISRLENCVSDVKQWMISNRLMWNDGKTEILHITSKFVKNITPLDCFQIGSCVVSPVSKARNLGVILDHQLTLSSPVNSVCQSANLSLRKIGQIRKFLNLATAEKLVHAFVSSRLDYCNSALFELPECELRKIQQVQNASMVALVKKRQHISPVLRQLRT, from the coding sequence ATGAATTTAGCTAATAGAGATCAAGCTATTTCTCGCTTGGAGAATTGTGTCAGTGATGTGAAGCAATGGATGATTTCTAACAGACTGATGTGGAATGATGGGAAGACGGAAATCCTTCATATTACATCAAAATTTGTCAAGAACATCACGCCATTGGATTGTTTTCAAATAGGTTCCTGTGTTGTTAGCCCTGTTTCCAAAGCACGCAATCTAGGTGTCATTCTTGACCATCAGCTGACTTTGTCCTCTCCTGTAAACTCTGTGTGCCAGTCGGCAAATCTGTCTCTCCGGAAGATCGGACAAATCCGCAAATTTCTTAATCTCGCTACAGCAGAGAAATTGGTTCATGCCTTTGTTAGTTCCAGGCTGGACTACTGCAATAGTGCACTGTTTGAACTTCCTGAATGTGAGCTCCGCAAGATTCAGCAGGTACAGAACGCAAGTATGGTTGCCCTAGTCAAGAAACGCCAGCACATATCGCCAGTACTTCGCCAATTGCGTACATAA